In Chryseobacterium sp. C-71, the genomic window TCGGCAGACGAAAGAGAAAAAGCGTTGAAACCGATGATTGAATTGGCTTTGGAAGCTGCTTTGAAAGTAATTTAATAAGAAAGAATCGCTATAAATAAAAAGAGCTTTACTTGATCAGTAGAGCTCTTTTTTATATTCTGAAAAAATTTCTTGCGACTTCTGTAGTTTCATCTGCAACCTCTGAAATACTTATTTTTTTGAGATTTGCGATTGTCTGGGCAACATAGGATAAAAATTGCGGTTCGTTTCGGCGGTTTTGCATTCTCGGCATATTTTTCGGAAGCATAAAAGGCGCATCGGTTTCAATCATCATTCTGTCGAGCGGAACATATTTAATCACTTCTTCCAAATGTTTGAATCTGTTGGTATCGCTTATTGCTCCAGTAAATCCTAAGTAAAATCCTTTATCCAGATAATTTTTTGCTTCATTTAAAGTTCCGGTAAAACAATGAACCACGGCTTTTGGAAGTTTGGATAGATATTCGTCGGTGATTTCGTTAAATCTTTTGAAAGCTGATCTTTCGTGAAGAAAAAGAGGTTTATTTATTTCAATGGATAATTCGAGTTGGGCGCAATAACATGTTTCCTGAATGGATCTTGGTGAAAAATCTCTGTCGAAATCCAGTCCACATTCTCCGACTGAAACGACGTGGTCTTGTTTTAATAATCTCCTTAATTCATTAATACTTTCATTGTTATAAGATTTTGCGTCGTGAGGATGAATTCCGGCCGTTGAAAATAAAATTTCAGGATAATCTTCTGCGATTTCAGCTGATTCTTTGCTTCCACGGACGCTTGTTCCTGTAAGAATCATTTGTTCGACTCCATTGTCGAGAGCTCGATTGATGATTTCTTCGTGTTCGTTGTTAAATTGTTTATTGGTCAGATTAATGCCAATATCTATAAATGTGTTCATTTTTTGTTTGTTTTATTGATTAAAAAATATCTTGTTACATGTGCTCTGTTTATTGAATCTTTAAAAGATTTTTCTGAATTGAAACTTCTGTAATCAGAATCCGTTCTTCCATTAATTTCTCTTGTGATTTTAACCCAGATTAGTTTTCGATTTTTTCTTCTTTGCTTAAAAAATTTAATGGTTTCACTAAGTTGATTTTCGATTTCAGATTTTTCAGTTCTCCTCCATTTTTTATTTCCATGCTTTTTTAAATAAGGTCCGATTTTACCATATTCGAAGCTTCTGAAAGTTCCTTTGTTGTAAATATTTTTCATTTTAGCAGAAATGGAAGATGATATTCTAAAATTCGGGATCAAAATTATCAATAAGGTACGCAATCTTTTTACGCAGTATTTTTTTTATTTAATATTTACATCATTCATTAATAAAACCCTCCAAAAAGCCAATCAGATTTTTTCCACCGTGGCTCCACCGGATTCCGTGACCATTTATTTCTCTGACTTCAAAAACCAATTCGTGTTTGTAATGATAGAAAACATTCCACCATGTTTTCTGATCTAAAATAAAATTAATTTTCTCCATGACCATTTGCCTTTTTTGTTCATTATTTCCTTTTACTTCGCCCCAAAATTGGTCTTCCATTCTTCCTACATGCTTTTCCCAGGCTCTTTGTGCGATGGTAATTTCATTATTGAAAGGCTTTTCACAGGCTTCAATTAACATCTTTTTTGATGGCGGGATGGCATTTTCATCCCGCAAACTTGCCGAAGTTAGTCTTTGCCCTAAAATATTCAGCCAATATTCAAATGGAATTTCTTCTAATTCCTTGGCTTTAATTTTATCTGAATTTTGCGAATTAAAAACATCGATGAACTGATTAAAACTTTCATCTCGGTCAATTTTTATTTCCTCATTAAAAACAGGAAGACTTAAATCTAAAGTATTGTCTTTAAATTTTTGAATATTTTCACTTAAACTATTGAGGTGTTCACAAGCTAAAATCGATTGATATCTTTCTTTCCATTCATCTGAAAAGAATGTAATATAATCTTCAAATACATTCATAATTAAATTTTTCCTACTTGATTTTTAAATTAAAAAATGTTGAATTCTTAGAACACTTTCATTTCTTTTAAACACAAATTGCACGAATATTTTCACAAATATCACAATAAATTATTTGTATATTTTTTATCTCAATCAAACATTTTCACAACGTTGACTGAAAGTTTTTCTTCATTAATTAAATATCCCACAAGATTGAACCAATTTCTACAATTATCTAAAATCCAGGCATCGGAAGAAACCATTATTTCTGCATTTTCAACTAAATATTTATCCGGATTAAACTCTAATTCTACTTTCCAGTTGAGGTCATTTTCTTGAGCAAAATCTACAATCATTTCTTTAATCCTTCCGCTGTTTGAAACAGGTTTGTCGAAAATCCAGATCAGGTTTTCAGCGTGTGATTTATTGAAAAATACAGCAACCAATTCAATTGACTTTTGTGTTTGATTCACTCTTTTATAAGTTCCGTGAACGCCGGACAGATCACGAAAACAACCATCAGTTCCTTCAAAAATATAAGCCTCGGAAAGTACACTTTCCAACAAAATCAAAACATTAAAACCATCCAGATAAATCGTTTTGTTTTTTAAATCTGAAATTACCAGCTCCTTTAATTTTCTATTCTGAATCTGAAGTTTAGAAGCCGAGGCTCCTCGCAATGCCTGAATCTGACGGGCTTTTAATCGGTAATGATTTCCCACCAAATCTGACGAAGCCTTTTCAGCATAGCCCCGGTTCAGTAAATACTGCATATCCTGAAGAGCTAATTTCAGTTTGTCGCTCTGCTTTTGTGAAGAAAATAATATATCGTCGCCTGTATTTTTCCCGCAATTTCTGTTGTTCATATTCAAAAATAATATTTTCAGCTCGAATCCTGGAATTTATTTCTAAAATCTCATTTTTTACAGGAGATTAACCCATTTTGCAGATTCACTCGCCTTTTTCGGTAAAATTCTTAGAGTACAAAATACGAAAAGCAAACTACCTTATCATAAAAAATAAGATAACAAGAATTTTAAAAAACTTTGTGAAACAGGCATTTAAAATAGAGATTTATCATAAAAAATTATGAATTTAAAATAAAAATCTCATTTATATTATAAAATTATTACATTTAGTCTCTAACAAATATTAAATCAAAAAAAATGTTTACAGGGTATGATGTTGGAAGTTCTTCGCTGAAAGCTTCAATTGCTGACGAACAAGGAAAAGTAACTGCGGTAAAACCTAAGAATTCTGAATCATCATTCTTCGGAAATGATACTGAAATTCTAATGAATGACGGTTTGAGAAAACGAATCATCAAAGCAGAAGGTAAAAATTCATTCCTTTTATCTTTCTTTTGCGCAATCGATTGCATATTTGTTAGATACTGAGATGAAAATTTTTGGCACCACCGATTTAATCCGGAATGGCACGAGCAGCGGCAATGAAAGTGGCAGTGTTAGACAGGTAGAATAATATTTTAACAGCAAAAGATATTATCCCGACCTACATTCCTGATTTAAAAATATGGATCAGTACAGAAAAAGTTATGGTCATCGAAAACAAAACTTGAACAAGTGATTGATGAATCTTAGTTTATTACTACGATGAATTAGAGTTCATTTGGTATAATGACAAACTCGCAGCCCGACTTGAACGGAGCTCTTTTTCTGAAAAAAAACAATTGGAAATGCGCTGGCTTTTTCAGAAAAAAGCGGGAGTGGAAGGCGGAAAAGCTGCCATAAAAAAATAATAAATAGCTTTCGATCTATTCAAAAGCTGCCCAAATAAAAATATAGAAAATTCAAAAAATCAATAAAAATATAAAATCAAAATAATGGCAATTACGACAGGAAACAAAGAGTACTTTAAAGGAATAGAAAAAATTAAATTTGAGGGAAGAGAATCAGACAATCCGTTGGCATTCAAATTTTATGATGAGAATTTGGTGGTTCGTGGAAAAACAATGAAAGAATATTTCAAGTTTGCTTCTGCTTATTGGCACACGTTCTGCGCAACCGGTGGCGATCCGTTTGGTGCAGGAACTCAGCAATTTGATTGGTTAACAGCTTCTGATGCAAAACAAAGAGCAACAGAAAAAATGGATGCCGCTTTCGAATTTTTCACAAAATTAGGCGTTCCTTATTACTGTTTCCACGATTATGATTTGATTGATGAGGCAGATAATTTCACAGAATCTACAAAAAGATTAGAATTCATCACTGATTATGCTAAAGAAAAACAAGCTGCTTCTGGTGTAAAATTACTTTGGGGAACTTCGAACTGTTTCTCAAACCCAAGATTTATGAACGGTGCGGCAACCAATCCTTCATTTGACGTTTTGGCTTACGCTGGTGGACAGGTGAAAAATGCTTTGGATGCGACCATCAAATTAGGTGGAGAAAATTATGTATTCTGGGGCGGTCGTGAAGGTTATATGTCACTTCTAAATACGAATATGAAGCGTGAGCAGGAACATATGGCTAAGTTTTTACATTTGGCGAAAGACTACGCAAGAGCTCAGGGATTCAAAGGGACTTTCTTCATTGAGCCAAAACCGATGGAGCCTACAAAACACCAGTACGATTTTGATGCTGCTACGTGTCTGAATTTCCTTCGTCAGTATGATTTACTGAATGATTTTAAATTAAATCTTGAAGTAAACCACGCTACTT contains:
- a CDS encoding DUF434 domain-containing protein, giving the protein MNNRNCGKNTGDDILFSSQKQSDKLKLALQDMQYLLNRGYAEKASSDLVGNHYRLKARQIQALRGASASKLQIQNRKLKELVISDLKNKTIYLDGFNVLILLESVLSEAYIFEGTDGCFRDLSGVHGTYKRVNQTQKSIELVAVFFNKSHAENLIWIFDKPVSNSGRIKEMIVDFAQENDLNWKVELEFNPDKYLVENAEIMVSSDAWILDNCRNWFNLVGYLINEEKLSVNVVKMFD
- the xylA gene encoding xylose isomerase, producing MAITTGNKEYFKGIEKIKFEGRESDNPLAFKFYDENLVVRGKTMKEYFKFASAYWHTFCATGGDPFGAGTQQFDWLTASDAKQRATEKMDAAFEFFTKLGVPYYCFHDYDLIDEADNFTESTKRLEFITDYAKEKQAASGVKLLWGTSNCFSNPRFMNGAATNPSFDVLAYAGGQVKNALDATIKLGGENYVFWGGREGYMSLLNTNMKREQEHMAKFLHLAKDYARAQGFKGTFFIEPKPMEPTKHQYDFDAATCLNFLRQYDLLNDFKLNLEVNHATLAQHTFEHELQVAADNNVLGSIDANRGDYQNGWDTDQFPVDLYEMTQAMLVIIQAGGFQGGGVNFDAKIRRNSTDLEDIFIAHISGMDNFARSFLAADKILEKSKYSEIRTNRYSSFDSGKGKDFENGNLSLTDLAIYAQGLGEVGRESGKQEYLESIINQYL
- a CDS encoding TatD family hydrolase, which encodes MNTFIDIGINLTNKQFNNEHEEIINRALDNGVEQMILTGTSVRGSKESAEIAEDYPEILFSTAGIHPHDAKSYNNESINELRRLLKQDHVVSVGECGLDFDRDFSPRSIQETCYCAQLELSIEINKPLFLHERSAFKRFNEITDEYLSKLPKAVVHCFTGTLNEAKNYLDKGFYLGFTGAISDTNRFKHLEEVIKYVPLDRMMIETDAPFMLPKNMPRMQNRRNEPQFLSYVAQTIANLKKISISEVADETTEVARNFFRI